One Skermanella pratensis genomic window, GTGATCGGGCTGATGAACGTCCAGTTCGCGGTCAAGGGCACCCAGGTCTACATCCTGGAGGTCAACCCGCGGGCCAGCCGCACGGTGCCCTTCGTCGCCAAGGCGACCGGCACGCCGATCGCCAAGATCGCGGCGCGGGTAATGGCCGGCGAGAAGCTGGACGGTTTCGACCTCAAGGGTCCGACCCCGCCGCACACCGCGGTCAAGGAGGCGGTCTTCCCGTTCGCCCGCTTCCCCAACGTGGACATCATCCTGGGGCCGGAGATGAAGTCGACCGGCGAGGTGATGGGGCTGGACAAGGATTTCAGCCGGGCTTTCGCCAAGGCCCAGTCGGGCGCCGGAGTCGTCCTGCCGCTCTCGGGCGGAGTGTTCATCTCGGTCAAGGACCACGACAAGGTGGCCATGGTGCCAATCGCGGCCAAGCTTCGCGAGATGGGCTTTTCGCTGCTCGCCACGGCGGGTACGGCGAAGGCGTTCGGCGAGGCCGGAATCCCGGTGACCCGGGTCAACAAGGTGCTCGAAGGGCAACCGCACATCGTCGACGTCATGATCAACGGCGACGTTCAGCTGGTTTTCAACACGACCGACGGCGCGCAGGCCATGTCCGACAGCTTCAGCTTGCGCCGGACCGCACTCGTCAATAACATTCCCTATTACACGACCGTCGCGGGGGCGCGGGCTGCCGTCGAGGCTATCTCGGCGCTTCGGAGTGGTAGCCTTGACGTGGCACCGCTCCAGTCCTACCTGAGCGGATCGTATTAAAGGGATCGAGGCTCCCGGCGCGGCTGATCTGGCCGCGCCGCAGTCTTCTTCAGCGTCGAGTGGACCGGGAAATGGAAAAAGTTCCAATGACGGCGGCGGGCTACAACCGCCTCCAAGAGGAGTTAAGGCACCTGAAAACGATCGAGCGGCCGGCGGTCATCAAGGCCATCGCGGAAGCGCGGGAGCACGGCGATCTATCCGAGAACGCCGAGTACCATGCGGCGCGCGAGCGGCAGAGCTTCATCGAAGGACGGGTGCTCGAGCTTGAGGACAAGATCAGCCGCGCGGAGGTGATCGACGTCTCCAAGCTTTCGGGTGACGCCGTCAAGTTCGGCGCGACGATCACGGTCGCGGACGAGGACACCGACGAGGAGACCACGTACCAGATCGTGGGCCAGGACGAGAGCGACATCAAGCAGGGCCTGCTGTCGGTCAGCTCCCCGCTGGCCCGGGCGCTGATCAACAAGACCGTGGGCGACATGGTCGAAGTCCCGACCCCCGGCGGTTCGAAAAGCTACGAGGTCGTGAAGGTCGAGTTCCGCTGAGGCGCCTCGACGCTTGACGTCCGATTGCCGGAAGATCGACTGCCCTAGATATTGACTGACATGAAAAATGCGGGCGAAAGCCCGCATTTTCTTTTATCCGGCATCCCTTGGAGGCGGAGCGTCTAATCCTCCTCCTCCAGTTCCTCCTCGTCCGGCAGGTCGCCGATCTCGGTGTCGATGGGAACGCCGGGCAGGGCCTTGGAGGTGCGGATCGCCAGCGCCGACTTGACATGGCTGACATTCGGAGCGCTGGTCAGCTTGGTTGTGAGGAAGCGCTGGTACGAGTCCCAGTCCTCCGCCACGATCTTCAGCAGGAAATCCGTCTCGCCCGCGAGCATGTTGCACTCGCGCACCAGCGGCCAGCTATTGACCAGCTCCTCGAATTTCTTTAGGTCCGCTTCGGCTTGGCTGGTCAGCCCCACATGGGCGAAAACGGTCACGCCGTAACCGAGAGCTTCGGGGTTGATGTCGGCATGGTAGCCACGAATGAATCCGGCCTCTTCCAGGGCGCGGACGCGCCGAAGACAGGGCGGCGCCGAGATGCCCGCGCGGCGCGCGAGTTCGACGTTGGTCATGCGACCGTCGGCTTGAAGGTCGCGCAGGATGCGCCGGTCAATCCGGTCGAGTTTGACTCGCCGCATGGTCTTCTCTTGTAGCCTCTCGGGATGAATTGGAAAGGATATTACACAGAGCACTGGTTTACGCCAAGACAGAGCCGTCTTACAAGTGCGAAACTTTATAATAGGCGGATTGTGCTATCGACGTCCCCGGTCAGCAACCACGAAGGCCCGTGATCGTGCAAAATCTCACCTGCTGGGTCGTCACAGACGGCAAGGCCGGCATGGAAAACCAGTGCATCGGACTGGCCGAGGCGGTGGGACTCCCGCCCATCGTCAAGCGCGTGACCTTGCGCAGCCCCTGGCGCCAGCTCAGCCCCTTCTTCCGGCTGGGGCCGAGGCATTCGACCGCACCCGGCAGCGATGCGCTGGAGCCGCCGTGGCCCGACCTGCTGATCACGTCCGGGCGGGCCAGCGTCACGCCGGCCCTGGGCGTGCGCCGGGCCAGCCGGGGCAAGACCTTCGCGGTGCATATCCAGGATCCCCAGATCCCGCCCCGCCTGCTCGATCTGGTGGTGGTGCCGCAGCACGACAAGCTGCGCGGCCCCAACGTGATCACGACCCGCGGCGCGCTCCACATGATCACTCCGCGGAAGCTGGCCGACGCGGCGGCCCGCCTGGGACCGGCCTACGGGCATCTGCCCCACCCACGCATCACGGTGCTGATCGGCGGGACCAACAAGCTGTTCCGGATGACCCCGGTGATCATGGGCGACGTGGCGGAGAAGCTGGCCAACCTCGCCAAGCGCCACGGCGCCGGGCTGCTGGTGACGCCGTCGCGCCGGACCGGCGCCGACAACGAGGCGATCCTGCGCGCCCGCATGGCCGACGTGCCCTCGGTCGTCTGGGACGGGCAGGGCGAGAACCCCTATTTCGCTTTCCTGGCGCTGGCCGACGTGATCGTCGTGACCAGCGACAGCGTGTCCATGGTGTCGGAGGCCTGCTCGACCGGCAAGCCGGTCTACATCATCGAGCTGGACGGAGGCTCGCCCAAGTTCCAGACCTTCCACCAGGCCCTGAAGGACGCCGGCATCATCCGGACCTTCACCGGCGAGCTCGATCATTGGACCTATCCGCCGCTCGACGACACCGCCGTGGTCGGCGCCGAGATCCGCCGCCGGATAGAGGCCCGGACCGGCCAGCGGATCGACCCGCCCCACCCCGCCGGTTGACGCTGGAGCGGCTCCGGCCCATGTTCAGCCGGATACAGCGAACCCATTCCAGCCGAGGCCAGCAGCGCATGCCCGCTCACCATCACTCCAAGGTCCTGATCATCGGCGCCGGCCCGGCCGGCTACACCGCCGCGATCTATGCCGCCCGCGCCAACCTGAAGCCGATCCTGGTGCAGGGGCTTCAGCCGGGCGGCCAGCTCACGATCACGACCGACGTGGAGAATTATCCCGGGTTCGCCGACGTCATCCAGGGTCCCTGGCTGATGGAGCAGATGCAGCGCCAAGCCGAGCATGTCGGGACCGAGATGTTCTTCGACGTGATCACCGAGGTCGATTTCACCCAGCGCCCGTTCCGGGCCAAGGCCGACAGCGGCGATCTCTATACCGGCGACACCGTGATCATCGCGACCGGCGCCCAGGCGCGCTGGCTGGGGCTGGAGAGCGAGCGCACCTTCGCCGGCGCCGGCGTCTCCGCCTGCGCCACCTGCGACGGCTTCTTCTTCCGCGGCAAGGAGATAGCGCTGGTCGGCGGCGGCAACACCGCGGTCGAGGAAGCGCTGTACCTGACCAATCACGCGTCCAAGGTCACCGTGATCCACCGCCGCGACGCGTTCCGCGCGGAGAAGATCATGCAGGAGCGGCTGTTCCGCAATCCCAAGATCCAGGTGATCTGGGACACCGTGGTGGACGAGATTTTGGGCGAGGGCGGCGGGGGCGCGCCCAAGGCGGTGACCGGGCTGAAGCTGCGCAACGTCAGGACCGGCGAGGTCTCGACGCTGCCGGTCGAGGGAGTGTTCATCGCGATCGGCCATGATCCGGCGACCAAGGTCTTCCAGGGCAAGGTCAATACCGATCCGGAAGGCTATATCCTGACCGCCCCCGACTCGACCGCCACCAACGTGCCCGGCGTGTTCGCCGCCGGCGACGTGAAGGACAAGGTCTACCGCCAGGCGGTCACGGCGGCCGGGATGGGCTGCATGGCGGCGCTGGAGGCGGAGAAGTTCCTGGCCCAGTTCGAGGGATCGCCCGAGGAGGCGCTCCGCGAGGCGACGACCACGCAGATGATCGGCGCCTGGGACTGAGTCCCCTTCCAAGGTGGCCGCCGCCTGGAAATGCCCTCCCGATCCGGTATTTTTGCGGCGGTTGCCCGTTATTCGCGCTCTTTCGATCCTAACGACCGTGGCCTTGATGTACGTCGCGGTATATCATCGCAGCGTCGGCGCATTCCGCCGACCAAGATGACGCGACGGACGGACATCATTCCGCCCGCCGATGAACGGGACGATTCATGGACTGGGATAAGCTTCGGGTCTTCCACGCCGTGGCCGAAGCCGGCAGCTTCACTCATGCCGGTGAAAGCCTGAACTTAAGTCAATCGGCGGTCAGCCGTCAGATCAGCGCGCTCGAGGAGAGCCTGAACGTGCCGCTGTTCCATCGGCACGCCCGCGGCCTGATCCTGACCGAGCAGGGCGATCTGCTCTATCAGACCGCGCGCGACGTCTTCGCCAAGCTGTCGATGACCGAGGCGATGCTGACGGAAAGTCGCGAGCACCCCAAGGGACCGCTGAAGATCACCACCACGGTGGCCTTCGGGACGACCTGGCTGACTCCGCGCGCCCGCGAGTTCCTGCAGATCTACCCGGAGATCCAGCTTTCCCTGCTGCTGGACGATACCGAGCTGGACCTGGGCATGCGCGAGGCGGACATCGCGATCCGCATGACCTCGCCTCGCCAGCCCGACCTGATCCAGCGTCACCTGATGACCATACGGTTCCATGTCTACGGCCATGTCAGCTACCTCAAGCGGAAGGGCGTGCCCAAGACGGTCCAGGAGTTGGACAACCATGACCTGATCGCCTATCCGTCGGACATGCGGGCGCCCATCACCAACATCAACTGGCTGCTGGACGCCGGCGACCCGCCCCAGGGGACCCGCAGTCCCATCATGCGCGTCAACAATGTATACGCGATCTTCAAGGCGGTGGAGAGCGGTCTGGGCATGGCCGCCCTGCCGGATTACATGGTCGAGGGCAGCCGAGACATCGTGCGGGTGCTGCCCGAGCTGAACGGGCCCACGGTCGAGACCTATTTCGTCTACGCCGAGGAACTGCGCCATTCCAAGCGCATCGCCGTGTTCCGTGACTTCCTGGTGCGCAAAGTGGCCGAGACGACGTTCTGAACAGATCGTTGCATATCAAAGCCATGCGGCGGTTGCATGGGCGCTTCCTCAAATCGTGCATGGAAACTGGGCAGCGCATGACCAAATAATCATCTGGCGGTGTTGCGATGCAATATCCGCTGTTTCGCCCCGGACTCCGGTCCGGGGTTGGGTCTTCGGACCCGCGTCTCCCAGACGTGAAGCCTCCCTGTTCAACTCGCCCGCAAGTCTTTCGATTTGCGGGCGTTCTTTTTGCGGGGAGGGGCGACTCAGGCTGGTTAGTGGATGCGGGGTACCAAACAGGGTACCAGCGGCAACGATTTCATTTTGTTCAATTTGATCCGACTGCCTTGATTTGCCGCGGGAGCCGACGCAACCCGCCACTCCAGCCGCCTGTTTGACTTCCCAGCACCGCCAGAGAGGTCAGGGAGCCCTCAGCAGTTGCTGCCGGGCACACCGGCGGGCACATCGTCAACCTCTCCTCTGTCAGCGGCTTCGTCGGATTTCCGGGCTCCGGCTACTACGCGGCGACGAAGCATGCCGTCGAAGGCCTTTCGGACGCTCTGGTACGAGAGGTCGAGCCGCTTGGGGGCGAGGTCCTGTGCGTCGAGCCTGGTCCCTTCCGCACCGACTGGGCCGGCCGCTCGCTGAAGCAGACCCTAAGCCGGATCGCGACTATGCCGACACCGCCATTGCCCGCATGCAGGCGACCTCCGGTATCAGCGGCAAGCAGCCCGGCGATCCGGTGCGCGCCTGCGCCGCCATCATCCAGACTGTAGAGGACGAGATCCGGCCGCGCCATCTCGTCCTAGGTGCCTTCGGTGTGGAAACCGTGTGCGGCAAGCTCGCCGGGGTGGTCGAAAATCAATGCCTGGAGGGCGACCAACCTCGGCGCGGACTTTCCCGAGAGTGAGCGCTGAACCGGACCTGCGCCGCACTCGCCCGATCCGGATCCTCAGGGGAATGGGGCAGCACTCCGGCTGTACGCGGCGCTGCTGGTCGGCAGCCGGCGCGACCACGGCGTCGCGCTCGAGGGGCCGGTGCGCGGCGTGGCGAACTGGCAGGCCCGCGCCGGGCAAGGCTACGACCTGCTCCATTTCACGATCGACTGGAACCGCGAGCGGGTCACCTGCCCGCAGGGCAAGGTTTCGGTGTCCTGGCGCCCGGCCCGGAACACCGACGGCAGCCCGCGCATCCACGCCCAGTTCAGCCGGTCGGACTGCGGGGCCTGTGCACCTAGACCAAGAGGCCACGCCGCCACGTCTACTTCCATCCGCGCGAGGAGCACGAGGCGCTCACCGCGGCGCGGGCGCGGATGTCCGATCCCGCCTGGGAGCAGCGCTACGAGGTCCGGGCCGGGGTGGGGGCACGCTCTCACAGGGCGTCCGCGCCTTCGGAATGCGCCGGAGCCGCTACATCGGGCTGGCGAAGACCGGGCTTCAGCAGATCTGTATCGCCACCGCGATGAACGTATCGCGGATCGTCAACTGGATCGATGGCCGGCCACGCGCCAAGACGCGCGTCACGCGCTTCGCTTCCCTGGCACCGGCCGCCTGAATTCGCCGACAGTATCACCGATTCGTCGAGATGCCAGTGCCCGAATATCGGCTTTGGTCGAGGCTGCCGGAGGCGCCGGCAATGGACGACCCCAATTTGAGTTCCCAGCGCCGGATCGTCTTATAAGATACCTTGAGCCCGCGCTCCGTCAGCAATTCCTCGACGTCCTGGTAGCCTCAGGGATCCCCTCATTTTTTGCCTTGGTATTCCAACATGTTAGCGGATACCCGACAATAAGGTTGTAAAACTTTACCTTTTTGCCCCCCTTTAAGTTCGGCGGTTTTACGAGGGCGAAGGTGACTCAAGCACGAGCCTGCCTCATGCCAAAGCGTTCGCCAAGGATTGCAAAGTAAAAAATGAGGGGATCCCTGAGCCTGGTAGCTCACGATAAACCGGAATCAAAGTTAAAGGGCCCGCCGATGACTACGGATAAGAACCGATGGCAGGTTAGGAGATCGATAGCATCCGAGCAGGTTTCGTCACCGCTCGCCTATCGCCATCAGTTCCTGTGACAGTGCCGGGAGCGCCCATCCTATCCAGTCCTGCACACACTCGCAATTACAGCGCACTTGCACCAGACCAATGATCATCTCCTATTGTCTCCTGGTTGGAAAAAGCGTGATGCCTTATAATGCTTCACCGGGATATGCTTTGATTTAGCTCAATGCGCTTGGAAGAGGTACGAGAAACTCCGAGCAGGGAGTAGAGCATGGAAGTGCCGATTTGGCTGCGGAACCTGAACCTCGAGCGCTATGAGGCAACCTTTCTCGAGAACGAAATCGATGCCGACGTTCTGCCAAAGCTCACGGCTGAGGACCTCATAGAACTCGGAGTAAAGGCGATTGGACATCGCCGCAAGCTGCTCGACGCCATCGCAGCGCTCCAGGAGGGTGTTGCGCCTGTCGAGTCACCCTCCACCCCACCGCCGGCAGATGAACCGCGCGCACGTGTCAGTTTGGTCAGCGCCGAGCCCGAACGCCGCCAGTTGACGGTGCTGCTGTGCGACCTCGTCGGCTCGACGGCCTTGTCCGCGCGACTGGATCCAGAGGATCTGCGGGAGGTGGTTTCGGCCTACCAGCGACGCTGCGCCGAAGTCATCACCCGTTACGAAGGGCATGTCGCCAAATATATGGGCGACGGCGTGCTGGCTTATTTCGGCTATCCTCACGCTCACGAGGATGATGCCGAGCGCGCCGTGCGCGCTGGATTGGGTCTGGTCGAGGCAATCGACGAACTGAGGCTGGGAGATGACCTGTTGCTTCAGATCCGGGTCGGCATCGCCACAGGTCTGGTCGTGGTCGGCGATCTGATTGGCGAGGGGGCAGGGCGAGAGGAGGCGGTCGTGGGGGAAACGCCGAACCTTGCTGCCCGCCTTCAGACCCTTGCGGAGCCCGGCAGCGTGGTGATCGCATCGAGCACGCGGAGGCTCGTCGGCCGTCTCTTTGACCTTACCGATCTGGGCATGCAGAACTTGAAGGGCTTCTCCGCGCCGGTGCGGGCCTGGACCGTGCTCGGCTGTAGCAGCAGCACAGAGGGCCGTTTCGAGGCTTTACATGGGCAGGGTCTGACCGCCCTGGTGGGTCGCGAGCACGAGGTCGGTCTCCTGATGGACAGGTGGGAGCAGACCAGAGAGGGCGAGGGACAGGTGGTCTTGCTCTCAGGTGAACCTGGTATCGGCAAATCCCGCCTGCTGCTGGCGCTTCGCGACAAGCTCGCCAGTGAGGTTTATACGCCCCTTAGCCATTACTGCTCGCCCTATCACCAGAGCACCGCATTTTTCCCAATTATCGGTCTCCTCGAGCGTGCCGCCAACCTGGGCCGGAACGAGACACCGGCGCGGCAGATCGAGAAGCTCGAGGCGCTACTAGCCTTTTCAACGGAAAACCTCACGGAGGTCGTGCCGCTGCTAGCGGACCTTCTCTCCATCCCAGTCGATGCCCGCTATCCGCCGCTTTATCTCACACCGCAACGGCAGAAGCAGCGCACGCTTGAGATCCTGACCGAGCAGCTCGCCGGCCTTGCCGCGAAACAGCCGGTTCTCGCGATCTACGAGGACGTGCACTGGGCCGATCCGTCAACCCTCGAACTGCTCGGAATGGTAATCGATCGCGTTCAGCACCTGCCGGTCCTGATAGTGGTGATCTTCCGTCCAGAGTTCACGCCGCCCTGGGCCGGTTTCGGCCATGTCACCGCCCTGACGCTCAGCCGCCTCGCGCAGCGGCGAGGAGCGGCCATGATCGAGCGGCTGACCGCCGGCAGGCCGCTGCCGCCCGAGGTGGTCGAGCAGATCCTCGATAAAACGGACGGCATTCCCCTGTTTGTCGAGGAGTTGACCAAGGCCGTCATGGAGTCCGGCCTCCTGCGGGACGAGGGCGGGCAGTTTGTGCTGACCGGACCGTTGCAGCCGCTCGCCATTCCTGCGACCCTGCACGACAGTCTCATGGCGCGCCTGGACCGCTTGGCGCCGGTCAAGGAGGTCGCGCAGATCGGCGCAGTCATTGGCCGGGAATTCTCACACGAACTACTCACCGCCATCGCCGACCGGCCAGAAAGCCAGTTGCAGGCAGCCCTCGATCAACTGATCTCGTCTGAGCTTATTTTCCGCCACGGTATGCCGCCAAGGGCGCGTTACAGTTTCAAGCACGCCCTGGTGCAGGATGCCGCTTACGAGTCGATGCTCAAGAGCCGGCGGCGCCAGCTTCACGCCCGGATCGGCCAGACGCTCTGCTCACGAGGAGTCAACCAGACCGAGTCCTCCCCGGAGCTGATTGCGGAGCATTTCACGAGAGCCGGCATGGGGCTTGAGGCGGCGCAATACTGGCTCAAGGCCGGCGAGCGGGCAAAGGCAGCCTACGCCAATCGGGAGGCTTCATCGCACCTTTCCAAGTGCCTGACTGCCCTCTCGGACGGCAGTACTGCACCGGACCGTCGGGGAGCGGCCGAACGGTTTGAGATGACCGCATTGGCACTACTCGGCGATCTGGCGGGCCTTGCCGGCGATCTGCATGCCGCAAATCGTCATTATGATCAGGCGCTGGCCAAGTGCAAGGACCAAGACCTGCGAATCTGGATCTCGAACAAGCGCCACCATGCCCGTAGCACGCATCGAAATGGCGCTAAGATTATGTTCTACACGCACGGCGGTGGCAGCGAAACCCTCCTGCTGGTCAATCCGCTGGTGTACGGGCTGGCGTTGTTCCAGCCGCTTCTTGAAAGCTTGTGCCAGGATTTCCGGATCATCACCATAGACTGCCGTGGCACCGGCGGCTCCGACCCGCTGACACGTCCATTCCCGTTGCGGGAGCACGCCGAGGATGTGGCTGCAGTGATCAAAGAGTTGGGGGGCAAGCCGGTGATCGGGGTGGGCCTTTCCCGTGGGAGCAACCTACTGATCAGACTGGCCGCCTCGCGTCCGGATCTGATCAGTAAGCTGGTGACAGTGGGCTGTCCGCTGGTACCGGGTGGGTTTGACAACCTGGCCACGTTCTCCGGCTACTGGCGGCAGTGCCCGGAGGCGCACGAGAGGGGCGATGTCGAGGCGCTGCTGCGCATCCTGGGCTCGTTCATGTACTCTGAGCCGGGAACGGAGGAACTGAAGAGGCTCCTCATCGAGCGGGGCTTGCGGCTCTCGCCCGAGACGGTGCTCAGCTTCTACGACCCCGATCCGGATGTGGATGTCAGCCCTCTCCTCGGACGCGTCATGGTGCCAACTCTGGTCATGCATGGCACCGCGGAGCAACTGATTCCCTTCACAGCCGCCGAGTATCTGGTTCGAGAGTTGCCGGATGCCCAGCTTTATGCCTTCAAGGGCAAAGGGCACCTGCCAATTTTCACCGCAACCGACGAATTCTGCAGTGTTCTTCGCCGCTTCGTGCGCGAAGCGCCACATGGTTAAGAGTCTGTTTATAGTGGGTATGCACCGGCTGGAACACTACTTAAGGCTGAACAAGGGGTCGGCTGTCGGTGGGCAGAGAGCCCACTCTGGGGCTTTTGAGAGCAACCACTGATCAGGGCAGTAATGCCGCCGGCGGCGCGGTTCGTCTGCGTCGAGAGACGAGACCCGCAGATACGCTGCTCGGGCGCAGGCTTTCTTCGTTGCTTGGCGCGACCTGCATGCTGCTGCGCAGTTCGTCCGTGAGCGGCTGGAGGGGTTCGATGGGCGTGATTACGTCACATTGGGGGCGGCGGCCGGGGCGCTCACCAGCAAGCATCCGGTTTCGGCGACGCTGCTCTACCACTTGATGATCGAGAGCATTCTCAACCGGGCCAGCGCCAACCAGTACAGCTACGCGGTTCGCGACGTGCGGAACTGCGAGAGCTTAGCCGGTCAACTTCCCGAGGATCCCCGATCGAAGGGCATGACACCTTCATGGCACGCCTGCGCAAGGAGCACCGCCGCAAGTCCAAGTTCTGGGAACTCGTTCGTGAAGGCGCCTGAACCGGAGTCGCCGGCGCCCACTCTTGTCTCCAATCGTTACACCTGAGACATCGAGAAACAGCGTCGTCGCGATGGTAGTCTGCTCGACGGCAACGTCATCGTGTGACATGCCAACACCCCTGATGCCGACCAGAGACCATTTACCCGTCTATTGTCATGCCGCTGCTTGCTTATGGAATTGATGAGGCCGTTTACCACGCCTGGGCAATGTCACCCTCGGCTTGGCAGGAGTTGAAGGCCAGCTACCGGCATCGGGGTCTCACCGCCCCGTGCTGCGGGGCGGCAGTCGTTCCTGTCCGCTCACCAACCGGCTGGCAATTCTTCCGCCACAAGCCGAATACGGTCTGCACCATTCGCGAGAGCCTGGCGCATATCGTCTGCAAGTCGATCATGGCGCGTGCGGCAGCCCGGCTGGGCCTGGACGTTACCACCGAGGCGCGTGCGGGCGACGGAACCTGGGTTGCCGATGTGCTCGTGCGGCATCCGGATTGGACGGTGGCTCTGGAAGCCCAACTCTCCCGCATTCCGTTGGCGGCCATTCAGGATCGCCAGGAGCGTTACCGGGAAGCCGGTATTCGCGGCGCCTGGCTGATCGGCTACGACATCGCCAGACTTGAACCTCAGCGCGGTCTTCCACTGTTCCGTCTGGAGGTGAAGCAGGCCGAGCGCCTCGCACCGGCGGTGATCGACTCCGCGACGGATGGCGCGCCAGCACGAACTGATCTGGCGACATTTACTGATAGACTGCTGACCGGACGTGTCCGGTTCGAGGGACCACCTCCCCAGGCCGGTGCACCATCCGTGGCGACCGTGCCATCCGTATGCTGGAAGTGCTGCCGCGACATCGATCTGATCGTGGCTCTGGTCAATCTTCCGACGCACACCGTTTTCGCGCCCCACGGCATTCTGCCGGCGCGCGATCTTGGCAAGCTTCCCGAGGCGTTGGCCATCTATCAGAGAGCCATTCCTACGCTGCATGGAGCGTGCGAGTCGCTCACCGCGCTGCGCCGTCCGCCGCCCTCCCGCATCGCGGCCGGCATGCGCGCGCACTGCCCCTGGTGTGATGCGGCCATCTCCCTACAGAGGGTACCCGAAACAACCCTGACATCCTGCAGATGGCATCTCTGCTGGACGCTCGCCGGCCAACCCTGGGCACCGTCAAAGCTGCACTCATCACGCTGGACCTGGACCTGGAGCGGGTCAGCGGACTGAGGCAGGCGGCGCAAGATTGTGGGGGGTATC contains:
- the greA gene encoding transcription elongation factor GreA — protein: MEKVPMTAAGYNRLQEELRHLKTIERPAVIKAIAEAREHGDLSENAEYHAARERQSFIEGRVLELEDKISRAEVIDVSKLSGDAVKFGATITVADEDTDEETTYQIVGQDESDIKQGLLSVSSPLARALINKTVGDMVEVPTPGGSKSYEVVKVEFR
- a CDS encoding Lrp/AsnC family transcriptional regulator, with the translated sequence MRRVKLDRIDRRILRDLQADGRMTNVELARRAGISAPPCLRRVRALEEAGFIRGYHADINPEALGYGVTVFAHVGLTSQAEADLKKFEELVNSWPLVRECNMLAGETDFLLKIVAEDWDSYQRFLTTKLTSAPNVSHVKSALAIRTSKALPGVPIDTEIGDLPDEEELEEED
- a CDS encoding mitochondrial fission ELM1 family protein — translated: MQNLTCWVVTDGKAGMENQCIGLAEAVGLPPIVKRVTLRSPWRQLSPFFRLGPRHSTAPGSDALEPPWPDLLITSGRASVTPALGVRRASRGKTFAVHIQDPQIPPRLLDLVVVPQHDKLRGPNVITTRGALHMITPRKLADAAARLGPAYGHLPHPRITVLIGGTNKLFRMTPVIMGDVAEKLANLAKRHGAGLLVTPSRRTGADNEAILRARMADVPSVVWDGQGENPYFAFLALADVIVVTSDSVSMVSEACSTGKPVYIIELDGGSPKFQTFHQALKDAGIIRTFTGELDHWTYPPLDDTAVVGAEIRRRIEARTGQRIDPPHPAG
- the trxB gene encoding thioredoxin-disulfide reductase gives rise to the protein MPAHHHSKVLIIGAGPAGYTAAIYAARANLKPILVQGLQPGGQLTITTDVENYPGFADVIQGPWLMEQMQRQAEHVGTEMFFDVITEVDFTQRPFRAKADSGDLYTGDTVIIATGAQARWLGLESERTFAGAGVSACATCDGFFFRGKEIALVGGGNTAVEEALYLTNHASKVTVIHRRDAFRAEKIMQERLFRNPKIQVIWDTVVDEILGEGGGGAPKAVTGLKLRNVRTGEVSTLPVEGVFIAIGHDPATKVFQGKVNTDPEGYILTAPDSTATNVPGVFAAGDVKDKVYRQAVTAAGMGCMAALEAEKFLAQFEGSPEEALREATTTQMIGAWD
- a CDS encoding LysR family transcriptional regulator produces the protein MDWDKLRVFHAVAEAGSFTHAGESLNLSQSAVSRQISALEESLNVPLFHRHARGLILTEQGDLLYQTARDVFAKLSMTEAMLTESREHPKGPLKITTTVAFGTTWLTPRAREFLQIYPEIQLSLLLDDTELDLGMREADIAIRMTSPRQPDLIQRHLMTIRFHVYGHVSYLKRKGVPKTVQELDNHDLIAYPSDMRAPITNINWLLDAGDPPQGTRSPIMRVNNVYAIFKAVESGLGMAALPDYMVEGSRDIVRVLPELNGPTVETYFVYAEELRHSKRIAVFRDFLVRKVAETTF
- a CDS encoding alpha/beta fold hydrolase codes for the protein MEVPIWLRNLNLERYEATFLENEIDADVLPKLTAEDLIELGVKAIGHRRKLLDAIAALQEGVAPVESPSTPPPADEPRARVSLVSAEPERRQLTVLLCDLVGSTALSARLDPEDLREVVSAYQRRCAEVITRYEGHVAKYMGDGVLAYFGYPHAHEDDAERAVRAGLGLVEAIDELRLGDDLLLQIRVGIATGLVVVGDLIGEGAGREEAVVGETPNLAARLQTLAEPGSVVIASSTRRLVGRLFDLTDLGMQNLKGFSAPVRAWTVLGCSSSTEGRFEALHGQGLTALVGREHEVGLLMDRWEQTREGEGQVVLLSGEPGIGKSRLLLALRDKLASEVYTPLSHYCSPYHQSTAFFPIIGLLERAANLGRNETPARQIEKLEALLAFSTENLTEVVPLLADLLSIPVDARYPPLYLTPQRQKQRTLEILTEQLAGLAAKQPVLAIYEDVHWADPSTLELLGMVIDRVQHLPVLIVVIFRPEFTPPWAGFGHVTALTLSRLAQRRGAAMIERLTAGRPLPPEVVEQILDKTDGIPLFVEELTKAVMESGLLRDEGGQFVLTGPLQPLAIPATLHDSLMARLDRLAPVKEVAQIGAVIGREFSHELLTAIADRPESQLQAALDQLISSELIFRHGMPPRARYSFKHALVQDAAYESMLKSRRRQLHARIGQTLCSRGVNQTESSPELIAEHFTRAGMGLEAAQYWLKAGERAKAAYANREASSHLSKCLTALSDGSTAPDRRGAAERFEMTALALLGDLAGLAGDLHAANRHYDQALAKCKDQDLRIWISNKRHHARSTHRNGAKIMFYTHGGGSETLLLVNPLVYGLALFQPLLESLCQDFRIITIDCRGTGGSDPLTRPFPLREHAEDVAAVIKELGGKPVIGVGLSRGSNLLIRLAASRPDLISKLVTVGCPLVPGGFDNLATFSGYWRQCPEAHERGDVEALLRILGSFMYSEPGTEELKRLLIERGLRLSPETVLSFYDPDPDVDVSPLLGRVMVPTLVMHGTAEQLIPFTAAEYLVRELPDAQLYAFKGKGHLPIFTATDEFCSVLRRFVREAPHG
- a CDS encoding DUF6880 family protein, which encodes MHAAAQFVRERLEGFDGRDYVTLGAAAGALTSKHPVSATLLYHLMIESILNRASANQYSYAVRDVRNCESLAGQLPEDPRSKGMTPSWHACARSTAASPSSGNSFVKAPEPESPAPTLVSNRYT
- a CDS encoding competence protein CoiA family protein, which translates into the protein MKASYRHRGLTAPCCGAAVVPVRSPTGWQFFRHKPNTVCTIRESLAHIVCKSIMARAAARLGLDVTTEARAGDGTWVADVLVRHPDWTVALEAQLSRIPLAAIQDRQERYREAGIRGAWLIGYDIARLEPQRGLPLFRLEVKQAERLAPAVIDSATDGAPARTDLATFTDRLLTGRVRFEGPPPQAGAPSVATVPSVCWKCCRDIDLIVALVNLPTHTVFAPHGILPARDLGKLPEALAIYQRAIPTLHGACESLTALRRPPPSRIAAGMRAHCPWCDAAISLQRVPETTLTSCRWHLCWTLAGQPWAPSKLHSSRWTWTWSGSAD